A window of the Lolium perenne isolate Kyuss_39 chromosome 7, Kyuss_2.0, whole genome shotgun sequence genome harbors these coding sequences:
- the LOC127323925 gene encoding uncharacterized protein: MARRHLLLLLPLLALAFSVAVAAAEGQGDSAAFIDGASRRYLRDQQGGQATSMSLDEVSAAVSVLLGFAPPAMLPSQSSAKLNKVLLPNPFDRPRAVFLMQIDESHASVDSFISEAGSVFKTKIEGAENAATGLTDKDELIVIRSDESLDVQSGSDSLDNELTDLAIWLEGSYQKTDGKLNIRLESGNSLTLLVSKNADLEFASSLISLLKTIKRGIQVHEDFSGGIVSPAELIVCHFTGIKALEGEYGSAEIVKQGAEVVRTALTKAFDLLQAAYNGKIVGLVISTNEASTSLASIIDAPSSLHISRRLAEASMTNATASASIAAIILVRLSLAWTTGIILLISTLIGICLLMNMPLTRDTLLYSNVKLD; the protein is encoded by the exons ATGGCTCGCCGCCACCTCCTCCTGCTTCTCCCCCTCCTCGCGCTCGCCTTCTCCGTCGCCGTCGCGGCCGCCGAG GGGCAGGGAGACTCCGCCGCCTTCATCGATGGCGCCTCGCGCCGCTACCTGCGGGATCAGCAAGGCGGCCAG GCCACTTCAATGTCACTCGATGAAGTTTCTGCAGCTGTTTCTGTCTTGCTTGGTTTTGCGCCACCGGCCATGCTACCTTCGCAATCTTCTGCAAAG TTAAACAAAGTGCTACTCCCTAACCCATTTGACAGACCCCGTGCTGTTTTCTTGATGCAAATCGACGAATCCCATG CCTCTGTCGATAGCTTCATATCTGAAGCTGGTAGTGTTTTCAAAACCAAGATTGAAGGTGCAGAAAATGCCGCAACAGGGCTTACAG ATAAGGATGAGTTAATTGTCATTCGTTCGGATGAATCTCTCGATGTTCAGTCTGGATCAGATTCTCTTGATAATGAGCTCACTGACTTG GCAATTTGGCTGGAGGGATCATATCAGAAGACTGATGGCAAGTTGAACATTCGGTTAGAGAGTGGAAACAGTCTTACTCTACTTGTTTCTAAG AATGCAGACTTGGAATTTGCATCCAGCTTGATCTCCCTTCTTAAAACCATCAAAAGGGGTATTCAGGTTCACGAAGATTTCTCAGGTGGCATTGTGAGCCCTGCAGAGTTAATAGTGTGCCACTTCACAGGCATTAAG GCTCTGGAAGGTGAATATGGTTCTGCGGAAATTGTTAAGCAGGGAGCTGAAGTAGTTCGGACAGCTCTCACCAAAGCATTTGATCTGTTGCAGGCAGCATATAACG GGAAAATTGTTGGGCTAGTAATATCCACAAATGAGGCATCAACATCCTTGGCATCCATCATTGACGCACCGTCTTCGTTGCATATCTCAAGACGGCTAGCAGAAGCAAGCATGACTAATGCTACAGCTTCAGCTTCTATAGCTGCTATTATTCTTGTTAGATTGAGTTTGGCATGGACTACTGGGATCATCCTTCTTATCTCGACTCTCATTGGG ATTTGCTTGCTCATGAACATGCCGCTTACCAGGGATACCCTCCTGTATTCAAATGTCAAGCTCGATTAG
- the LOC127323924 gene encoding uncharacterized protein — MPRRVTAGGRPERASSWTIFCDLQLDQIVLLLNYLRTLLDPLLKQACISEPVRIVHYALVVVRRLFWGAEKEAVNTADERTGEKESAAADYDDYNQQRADDDLHGSDDDLYGSYLHGSDDDDLSDYEGYDDEEDDLPPPCIRNAYDGDSSDVEDAYCFSRYLVELLSVRPHFPFTGTFACFNDRSVYYFSSPKGQQYGHVDSQGNMIIWAKGLAIEDDFQVRVEIPEDDNKIEVANFNFTVDPYACNRVITRTIPTEHLRKIDLTFVPLNQAIQANVFVCLHLIAAAAGGGGSSTGDTVYYVYGEITAHHQHYGGKNVMLFYREEGNKIKVIGGKLPLLRPWAAVPVYLDPLLVIKLSLHVATDPQHDPVSFQGDLAFDRGEYEKSICNVHHGEVKVRIFYG, encoded by the exons ATGCCGCGGAGGGTTACCGCCGGAGGGAGGCCCGAAAGAGCATCTTCTTGGACCATCTTTTGCGATCTGCAG CTAGACCAAATAGTTTTATTACTTAATTATTTACGTACACTTCTCGATCCTCTACTGAAACAGGCCTGCATCTCTGAGCCCGTTAGAATTGTTCATTACGCTCTCGTCGTTGTTCGACGACTTTTCTGGGGGGCGGAAAAAGAAGCTGTCAATACTGCTGACGAGAGAACGGGAGAAAAAGAATCTGCTGCTGCCGATTATGATGATTACAACCAGCAACGGGCTGACGATGACCTCCATGGCAGCGACGATGACCTCTATGGCAGCTACCTCCAtggcagcgacgatgatgacctcAGCGACTATGAGGGCTACGACGATGAAGAAGATGACTTGCCTCCGCCGTGTATCAGGAATGCCTATGATGGAGACAGCTCTGATGTAGAGGATGCTTACTGTTTTTCTCGCTACCTGGTGGAGCTGTTGTCTGTGCGCCCCCACTTCCCCTTCACGGGCACCTTCGCTTGCTTCAACGACCGTTCTGTCTACTACTTCTCCTCGCCGAAAGGTCAACAGTATGGTCATGTGGATTCTCAG GGAAATATGATAATCTGGGCAAAAGGTTTAGCCATCGAGGATGACTTTCAAGTTAGAGTTGAAATCCCAGAAGATGATAACAAAATTGAAGTGGCCAACTTCAATTTTACAGTGGACCCGTACGCATGTAACAGAGTTATAACCCGCACCATCCCGACAGAACACCTCCGCAAAATAGATCTGACTTTTGTGCCGCTCAACCAAGCTATACAGGCAAACGTGTTTGTCTGCCTCCATCTCATAGCTGCTGCTGCTGGTGGCGGCGGCTCTAGCACAGGTGACACTGTCTACTATGTATATGGCGAAATCACTGCACACCACCAACACTACGGTGGCAAGAATGTCATGCTCTTTTACCGCGAGGAAGGGAACAAAATAAAGGTTATTGGTGGCAAACTCCCACTATTGCGGCCTTGGGCAGCTGTTCCAGTATACTTAGATCCTCTATTGGTAATCAAGTTGAGCCTTCATGTCGCGACTGATCCTCAGCATGATCCCGTCTCCTTCCAAGGTGATCTTGCCTTCGACCGTGGCGAGTATGAAAAATCAATTTGCAACGTCCACCATGGTGAAGTAAAAGTGAGGATTTTTTACGGGTAG
- the LOC127323786 gene encoding uncharacterized protein, giving the protein MAALFSTRLGRQASGYLQDKYKQARLALGDITPAELLVQEATNGDPCVPDAKTLACIADAAFDIDDYWRIANVLHRRLGSVHDWKEWRPVYKALVVLEFLLTHGPEELPRDFLPTMKALRDLRGFTYIDDKGFDWGASMQRRADSVVSLLTDADRLRDARHRAAVGVRSFPFSHAADHHGVVSPTASASPVSSASSGSSRGSRGTWSFASASPHYSDSPAFVCLCSPNADYRHDKKFDAYTADDKRDGGVVVEEEADDYPTPHSQGSWLEESPSQSGSPASCCSSAKSTSSRRASGFLSLSQPERRNSSKKLQRQLSLDY; this is encoded by the exons ATGGCTGCATTGTTCTCGACGAGGCTGGGCCGTCAGGCGTCCGGGTACCTCCAGGACAAGTACAAGCAGGCCAGGCTCGCCCTCGGCGACATCACGCCGGCGGAGCT GCTGGTGCAGGAGGCGACCAACGGCGACCCCTGCGTGCCGGACGCCAAGACGCTGGCGTGCATCGCCGACGCCGCcttcgacatcgacgactactggCGGATCGCCAACGTGCTGCACCGCCGCCTCGGCAGCGTCCACGACTGGAAGGAGTGGCGGCCCGTGTACAAGGCGCTGGTCGTCCTCGAGTTCCTCCTCACCCACGGCCCCGAGGAGCTGCCCAGGGACTTCCTCCCCACCATGAAGGCGCTGCGCGACCTCCGCGGCTTCACCTACATCGACGACAAGGGCTTCGACTGGGGCGCCTCCATGCAGCGCCGGGCCGACAGCGTCGTCAGCCTCCTCACCGACGCCGACCGCCTCAGGGACGCGCGCCACCGCGCCGCTGTCGGTGTCCGCTCATTCCCCTTCTCCCACGCCGCCGATCACCACGGCGTGGTCAGCCCGACCGCCTCCGCCTCCCCCGTCTCTTCGGCGTCGTCCGGCTCCTCCCGCGGATCACGCGGCACCTGGTCCTTCGCCTCCGCATCGCCGCACTACTCCGACAGCCCCGCCTTCGTCTGCCTCTGCTCCCCCAACGCCGACTACCgccacgacaagaagttcgacgcCTACACCGCCGACGACAAGCGCGACGGTGGTGTCGTCGTCGAGGAGGAGGCCGACGACTACCCGACCCCGCATAGCCAGGGGAGCTGGCTCGAGGAGTCGCCCTCGCAGTCCGGATCCCCCGCGAGCTGctgcagcagcgccaagagcaccAGCAGCAGGAGGGCCTCCGGCTTCCTTAGCTTGTCGCAGCCAGAGCGAAGGAACAGCAGCAAGAAGCTCCAGCGCCAGCTTTCCTTGGATTATTAG
- the LOC127323920 gene encoding uncharacterized protein, whose amino-acid sequence MSNPNLPPPPPGSSSSAAPAGASYFPLPFHLQQQQPVVPTYQYQQYQQLQQAQQLFQRDAQTITPEALESVKAALATSDVLDPSAARASASSSDAAAKKKAVPRRAAGQSWEDPTLTEWPENDFRLFCGDLGNEVNDDVLSKAFSRFPSFNMAKVVRDKRTGKTKGYGFVSFSNPTDLAGAIKEMNGKYVGNRPIKLRKSNWKERTDVEALQRQKNHIQKKPKTAKKGILHK is encoded by the exons ATGTCGAACCCCAACCTCCCGCCACCGCCGCCCGGCTCGTCGTCGTCCGCGGCTCCGGCGGGGGCCAGCTACTTCCCGCTCCCCTTCcacctgcagcagcagcagccggtgGTGCCGACCTACCAGTACCAGCAGTACCAGCAGCTGCAGCAGGCGCAGCAGCTCTTCCAGCGCGACGCGCAGACCATCACCCCCGAGGCGCTCGAGAGCGTCAAGGCCGCCCTCGCCACCAGCGACGTCCTCGACCCCTCCGCCGCCAGGGCcagcgcctcctcctccgacgccgccgccaagaagaaggccgtcccgcgccgcgccgccggccAGTCCTGGGAGGACCCCACCCTCACCGAGTGGCCCGAGA ATGACTTCAGGTTGTTCTGCGGAGATCTAGGGAACGAAGTTAATGACGATGTTCTCTCCAAAGCCTTCTCGCGGTTTCCCTCCTTCAACATGGCCAAG GTTGTCAGAGATAAGAGGACTGGAAAAACTAAAGGTTATGGATTTGTGAGCTTTTCAAACCCTACAGACCTGGCTGGAGCCATAAAAGAAATGAATG GAAAGTATGTTGGAAACCGCCCGATTAAATTGCGTAAGAGCAATTGGAAGGAAAGGACAGATGTTGAGGCTCTACAAAGGCAAAAG AACCACATTCAGAAGAAGCCTAAAACAGCCAAGAAGGGCATTCTTCACAAGTAA